One genomic region from Dehalococcoidales bacterium encodes:
- a CDS encoding coenzyme F420-0:L-glutamate ligase, producing the protein MKKLEVMGLTSLPEINPGDRMAKIIVKSATDEAGGIRDKDIIVVTEKVLSKAAGRVVSLDGVRPGKEALAISKKTGEPAALLQLILENPEQRIIAVVPVLELARKYRPAFINEETMSILHTSPAILLTMDRQGRIYNEAGIDTSNHPEGVASLALEDPDSAARELRQEIKEMTGKEIAVLIADTLPVIPFGSLDIPMGSSGIEPVSQKFGRKDRFGKPKFGGVDNIAFELTAAAALLLGQSDEGIPVAIIRGLDYPASEVDNIRKMLVPLPRLMEMLRVTLKATAGISGFKRRLALKLLRWSL; encoded by the coding sequence ATGAAAAAATTAGAGGTCATGGGTCTGACATCACTGCCCGAGATTAACCCCGGGGACCGGATGGCGAAGATAATAGTAAAGAGCGCCACTGATGAGGCGGGTGGTATCAGAGACAAAGACATCATCGTGGTGACGGAGAAGGTGCTGTCGAAGGCCGCCGGCAGGGTAGTCTCTCTGGACGGGGTCAGGCCCGGGAAAGAGGCCCTCGCTATCTCAAAAAAGACCGGAGAGCCGGCAGCCCTGTTACAGCTTATTCTGGAAAACCCGGAGCAGCGCATAATCGCCGTTGTTCCGGTGCTGGAACTGGCTCGCAAATATCGCCCCGCCTTTATCAACGAGGAAACAATGAGCATTCTGCACACGTCACCAGCGATACTGCTCACCATGGACCGTCAGGGGAGGATATATAATGAGGCTGGCATAGATACCTCCAACCACCCGGAGGGTGTGGCCAGTCTCGCGTTGGAAGACCCGGATAGTGCCGCCCGTGAACTCCGCCAGGAGATAAAGGAGATGACGGGCAAGGAAATAGCGGTATTAATCGCCGATACACTCCCCGTAATCCCTTTCGGAAGCCTTGATATTCCGATGGGGTCCTCCGGAATAGAACCGGTCAGCCAAAAATTCGGCCGGAAGGACCGCTTCGGCAAGCCGAAGTTCGGCGGGGTAGATAACATCGCTTTCGAGCTGACAGCGGCGGCGGCGCTGCTGCTGGGACAGAGTGATGAGGGAATACCGGTGGCTATCATCAGGGGTCTGGACTACCCGGCGAGTGAGGTCGACAACATCCGTAAGATGCTGGTCCCCTTACCCCGCTTAATGGAAATGCTCAGAGTCACCCTGAAAGCAACCGCCGGCATCAGCGGCTTTAAAAGACGGCTTGCCTTAAAGCTGCTCCGCTGGTCTCTCTAG
- a CDS encoding response regulator transcription factor, with translation MLNIMLADDHEMVRKGIRSLIESEPDFRVVAEAANGIETLRLAEEIRPDTLVLDLNIPEIGGLDLIQQLKSKLPSIRIVILSMYSNEVYVTEALRLGAEAYVLKEAAPAELVAAIREVSAGRYFLCNALAQSAFKVYSSKPQTEEKTEDPFKRLTARELQILQLIIEKGLTNAQIAEQLFISRRTVEIHRANIMKKLAFKSYSDLVRLAVLRGLLPSEKSAKLIKQ, from the coding sequence ATGTTAAATATCATGCTGGCCGATGACCATGAAATGGTACGAAAGGGAATCCGGTCATTGATAGAGAGTGAGCCGGATTTTCGTGTTGTCGCGGAAGCCGCTAACGGGATTGAAACCCTCAGGCTGGCGGAGGAAATTAGACCGGACACCCTGGTGCTTGACCTGAACATACCGGAGATTGGCGGGCTTGACCTTATCCAGCAGTTGAAGAGCAAGCTGCCGAGTATCAGGATTGTCATTCTATCGATGTACAGTAATGAGGTCTACGTAACGGAAGCCCTGAGGCTCGGCGCCGAAGCCTACGTTCTCAAAGAAGCCGCCCCTGCCGAGTTGGTCGCCGCCATTCGTGAAGTTTCCGCGGGCCGGTACTTCCTGTGCAATGCGCTGGCCCAGAGCGCCTTCAAAGTATACTCGAGCAAACCCCAGACTGAGGAAAAGACGGAAGACCCCTTCAAGCGCCTGACTGCCAGGGAGCTCCAGATTCTGCAACTGATAATTGAGAAGGGTTTGACCAATGCCCAGATTGCCGAACAGCTATTCATCAGCCGGCGCACAGTAGAGATTCACCGGGCCAATATTATGAAGAAGCTTGCCTTCAAGTCCTACTCTGACCTGGTTCGCCTGGCTGTGTTGCGGGGGTTACTGCCGAGCGAGAAGAGTGCCAAACTAATTAAGCAATGA
- a CDS encoding MBL fold metallo-hydrolase — MNRKRLIIALLILVVVAVGGAAGRMLWPDSSPALAQTQSGAPTLQWLGWSHFKIVSADGTVILINPWVTNPDSPVTLDDVNEADYILVPNGHGDELGETIEIAQKTGAKVITGGFELGSWLMEKGVPQEQVIRSNPGNWHQLGNITVRVVNSVHGSGLPAPTAQNPYGGPAAGFFITLETGYTIYFAGSTAATMDMQLWGSTFKPDLAILPLNSGRDPVDVAQMVRLLSIDNPNLKRVIAHHQRAVPGEGHTTIAQMESAIRSLAGSPVAVIRLQPGQTIQLGK; from the coding sequence ATGAACAGAAAAAGGTTGATCATTGCTTTACTGATACTGGTGGTGGTGGCTGTGGGGGGAGCGGCGGGACGTATGCTCTGGCCCGATAGTTCACCGGCGCTGGCCCAAACCCAGTCCGGTGCGCCAACTTTACAGTGGCTGGGTTGGTCACACTTCAAGATAGTCTCCGCTGACGGGACGGTAATCTTGATTAACCCATGGGTAACCAATCCTGATTCTCCGGTAACGCTGGATGATGTTAATGAGGCTGACTATATCCTTGTTCCCAACGGTCACGGTGATGAGCTGGGTGAGACTATTGAGATTGCGCAGAAGACCGGGGCAAAGGTGATTACCGGGGGTTTTGAGCTGGGGTCATGGCTTATGGAGAAGGGCGTGCCCCAGGAGCAGGTCATCCGCTCTAATCCGGGGAACTGGCATCAACTGGGCAACATTACGGTGAGGGTGGTCAACTCCGTGCACGGCTCCGGGCTGCCCGCGCCGACGGCGCAAAACCCTTACGGAGGTCCCGCCGCCGGATTCTTCATTACCCTGGAAACAGGTTATACCATCTATTTTGCCGGCAGCACCGCGGCCACCATGGATATGCAGCTCTGGGGTTCCACCTTCAAGCCTGACCTGGCAATCCTTCCCCTGAACAGCGGCCGCGACCCCGTAGACGTGGCCCAGATGGTCAGGCTTTTATCGATTGACAACCCAAATTTGAAGCGGGTGATAGCTCACCATCAACGGGCAGTGCCGGGTGAAGGTCACACCACCATAGCCCAGATGGAATCAGCCATCAGATCTCTGGCCGGTTCGCCGGTGGCTGTCATCAGGCTGCAACCGGGCCAGACCATACAGCTCGGTAAATAA
- a CDS encoding right-handed parallel beta-helix repeat-containing protein → MAVRRIAWVIPALLLWLLFPAGLTPAPVLAQVESSIIYVAATNTIEVKRPGAVVTLSDIDDALRDENLLERAGQREWRLKANLKIFELVRLELHGDDAGGDVNRLKLNSGPSGFVSIESSNGQISIRSTRITSWDEAADTFDTDFLDGSGRAYISAKNRTSVYTDNRMDVIDSEIAYLGFFEETAYGISWKVISEEGGPNPGILGKGMTGTVTGSKFHHNYFGLYVWGVGDMEVRNNEFYDNYGYGFDAHTVTQRVTVENNFSHDNGLHGIIFADRCTENVVRGNRSVNNEGHGIMLHELSDDNTIEDNEVTGNSDGVALFESSNNAVTGNIIRDNVTGIRIYGRAAASADNIIRDNEIRGNSSYGVFMYDAATGNSFSNNLIVANGDSGVYLKAADDNIFVDNEINDNEYGIRLDSAEERNRSTGNQFRDNTIQDNRNYGVYSYPPEGRNRFEGNLYSGNALGDITYLTRNPLLGGGRLGIIRLVLLGAIIAVALTTAVMFLLRWRRQPPPTHGAGG, encoded by the coding sequence ATGGCAGTACGGAGAATAGCATGGGTCATCCCGGCATTGCTGCTGTGGCTGCTTTTTCCGGCCGGACTGACACCCGCCCCGGTTCTGGCGCAGGTTGAGTCGAGCATCATCTATGTGGCCGCCACCAATACTATTGAGGTCAAGAGACCCGGGGCGGTGGTGACCCTCAGCGATATCGACGATGCATTACGGGACGAGAACCTGCTGGAACGGGCGGGGCAACGTGAGTGGCGGCTCAAGGCAAATTTAAAAATATTCGAACTGGTGCGGCTGGAGCTGCACGGAGATGATGCCGGTGGGGACGTTAACAGGCTGAAACTGAACAGCGGGCCCTCCGGATTCGTCAGTATAGAAAGTTCCAATGGCCAGATCAGCATCCGTAGCACCAGGATTACCTCATGGGATGAGGCCGCGGACACCTTTGACACTGATTTTCTAGATGGCAGCGGGCGCGCTTACATCTCGGCGAAAAACCGCACCTCGGTTTATACGGACAACCGGATGGATGTTATTGACAGCGAGATAGCTTACCTGGGTTTCTTTGAGGAGACTGCCTACGGCATATCCTGGAAGGTTATCTCAGAAGAAGGCGGGCCGAATCCGGGCATCCTGGGCAAGGGCATGACCGGCACCGTCACCGGCTCAAAGTTCCACCACAATTACTTTGGCCTCTATGTGTGGGGGGTAGGTGACATGGAAGTACGCAATAATGAGTTTTACGATAACTACGGCTATGGTTTCGATGCGCATACCGTCACCCAGCGCGTTACCGTAGAGAATAACTTTTCCCATGACAACGGACTGCACGGGATAATCTTTGCTGACCGCTGCACTGAAAACGTGGTACGGGGCAACCGGTCGGTGAACAACGAAGGTCACGGCATAATGCTGCATGAGCTGTCGGATGACAACACAATAGAAGACAACGAAGTCACCGGCAATAGTGACGGCGTGGCGTTATTTGAATCATCAAATAACGCGGTTACCGGCAACATCATCAGGGACAACGTAACCGGCATACGTATCTACGGGAGGGCCGCTGCTTCAGCGGATAATATTATCCGGGATAATGAAATCAGGGGGAACTCCAGCTACGGGGTCTTCATGTATGACGCGGCTACGGGCAACAGCTTCAGCAATAACCTTATCGTCGCCAATGGGGACAGCGGGGTCTACCTGAAGGCAGCTGATGACAATATTTTCGTTGATAACGAGATAAATGACAACGAGTACGGCATCCGGCTGGATTCCGCCGAAGAACGGAACCGCTCCACGGGAAACCAGTTCCGGGACAATACCATACAGGATAACCGCAACTATGGCGTATACAGCTATCCGCCGGAAGGCAGGAACAGATTTGAAGGTAACCTGTATTCAGGCAACGCTCTTGGTGATATCACCTATTTAACGCGCAACCCCCTGCTGGGCGGAGGCAGGCTGGGGATAATCCGGCTGGTACTGCTTGGCGCCATAATAGCAGTGGCGCTGACAACCGCGGTGATGTTTCTGCTCCGGTGGCGGCGCCAGCCTCCACCGACCCATGGCGCAGGTGGTTAA